From one Populus alba chromosome 17, ASM523922v2, whole genome shotgun sequence genomic stretch:
- the LOC118045259 gene encoding ubiquitin-like-specific protease ESD4 gives MKIQNIKCLDIRQVHLSEIVVHCNHNYLTRSQLSTLSPQTCLDDNVISVMSDALTLAERRKKKVLLARHNFLRNTYAFVKQEYAYDTSECTSFAKKHMYRENYMSALFSCEKMYVPVFDKERRHFYLFVLHMKKQVVEIWDSLAKSSGSSVDKRLPNMLAILDILFEDDIQQNYPDGWSFASFSVDRSPNVPQQTNGYDCGVYVIKFMLAPEEVTQPDFVFDSDTERLDVVLGLLDGNVNSCRNELAAKAEAYFLRSSGTNDSLRIWMRRQQTNIAC, from the exons ATGAAGATTCAGAACATCAAATGCTTAGACATCAGGCAGGTCCATTTAAG TGAGATTGTTGTTCATTGCAACCATAATTATTTGACTCGGAGTCAATTGAGCACACTAAGCCCACAAACATGCCTTGATGATAACGTAATTTCTGTCATGTCTGATGCCCTAACCTTAGctgagaggaggaagaagaaag TCCTACTTGCAAGACATAACTTCCTTAGAAATACATACGCATTCGTAAAACAGGAGTACGCATATGATACATCCGAGTGCACctcttttgcaaagaaacacaTGTACAGGGAGAATTATATGTCTGCTCTGTTCAGCTGTGAGAAG ATGTATGTTCCTGTCTTTGACAAGGAAAGAAGACACTTCTATCTATTTGTTCTGCATATGAAGAAGCAAGTTGTTGAGATTTGGGACTCATTAGCTAAATCTAGTGGCAGTTCCGTTGACAAGAGATTGCCTAACATG TTGGCTATCCTGGATATTCTATTCGAAGACGATATACAACAGAACTACCCTGATGGCTGGTCATTTGCAAGTTTTTCAGTGGACAGATCACCGAATGTCCCACAACAAACCAACGG ATATGACTGTGGGGTTTATGTTATCAAGTTTATGCTAGCACCAGAAGAAGTGACACAACCTGATTTTGTT TTCGACAGCGATACGGAGAGATTGGATGTGGTGCTGGGATTGCTCGATGGTAATGTCAACTCATGCAGAAATGAATTGGCTGCCAAGGCTGAGGCATATTTTCTAAGAAGTTCAGGAACCAATGACTCCTTGAGAATATGGATGAGGAGACAGCAAACAAATATAGCATGCTGA